The genome window agggttaattagtgcaattcacggttaatctggggcgttgagaattcataatctattgaaaagcaattggaaatcgttttgtatgcaagtgtgacatgtgtggagaagaaccccttagctagctttcaatccattcactttaatcaaattcgttttaaaatctgttcagTTTACAAAGATTctgtttttctttcaattttgaaaaaactaaatccccatttattttgaagtgttagattagttagaaatcaatttagtttgtgttttcaagtgtcttgagtcaagttataacctattttcgtccaaaattgtgttttgtgttcacaactgcccagattgtgtttttaaggcagttttgagtgtttctgtgctgttttgagttgtttagtttgttttagtgttttagagtttagttttgcattctttgagtctagtttagtgttttaaactttgtttttaaacgttttgagtcagttttcaagtgatttagcaatccctcctaatccccggcctagaacgatccctacttacatactttgctacaattgataaaaagagggtttaatttgtgtgcttatatatttcgcatcatgaGATACTCGAACGGGATTGTTTGCCGGAGTGTTTAGTCGATAGTGGGCCCTATATTTGCTATGGTCTCGATGTGTCCATTCTTACTTCTGGGGATTTGCTAGACTTCATGCTTGCTGAACCTTTCGAGTAGTAATTTGGCCTTAGTGAGGTAAAACCCCAATGTTTGATATTAAGCTGCTTAGTCACCTTTAACCTAATTCATTATTAGCATGGAGTCACAATAAACCGATAGTTCCTTTACCTGTGGTTCTGCTACGATTTTCAGCCTAGTGAGCAGTGCCTCGTACTCCGCCTCGTTATTGCTAGCCTTGAATCCCAATTTCATGGCTTGCTCTAGTATGGACCCGTCTGACGTTATCAAGACCATGCTTACTCCTGTTACGTTTATGTTCCAAGATCCATCCATGTAGAGCTTACATAGTCTAGGATTTTTAGGTGTGTTTCGTGAATCTGTAAAAGAAGGAATGTCTTGGTTCGGCGATGTGAACTTGCCATGAAGTTCGCGAGTACCTAGGCTCTGACGGAGATTTTAGGACGATAGATGACTTTATGCTACCCAAGTTCGATAGACCACCTGGTGATGTTGGAAGATGCGTTTGGACTATGCAGGATTGTAGGGGGTGTTTCGTCATGTAGACTAGCCTGAATGATTAGAAGTACGGCCAGAGCTTTGTAGCTATGGTAGCTACTGTTAGGATGAGTTTTTCCATCTTGGGATATCGTGTTTATGGTTTTAGAAGAGGTTTAGAAACATAATACACTGGTTTCTAGTCCCTTGAGTCTTCTCTGTAAGACATattatgaaatcacaacaacaagacattaggatcacgaataaatcaaatcaatatgaaatagaGATCGACTAATTATATTGAACTTATTTGTAGAATTCGAAAGACATGGTTATGAAGGTGAAACCATTGATCCTTGCGAACAAAGTAGAAGTAGTCTTTTACTTCCAGTACCTCTGAATGAACTCTACTATCGAAATAGGCTTAtagttttcgtgagtttctatcgGTGTGGAAGCAGGGACAACTCCTAGATTATATAGCTAGGGTTTCAATCAATTCCTCCCAATTATCGGAAAGGATATCAACCCaaatcatatctcatcaattataGTCCCATCATGACTCTTATTCCTTGTATTTACTTAATAAAGGCCCTTAATTGATTGCATTTAATTAGGACTCCAATATGTTTATTTCCTTAAGGCACCGAGAGTCCTAGAGATTTTATTAACTTGATTGCCAAGTAATTATTCCCTCAATTATTTTCGGCATaattcattgtcattcacaaatggttttacattctcccacttgaatgtCAATGAGAATACCATAACGAGATAAATATATATGGTGATGACTTGAGTCCACTAAAGTATGCAATCATACCTTTCAAGTAACTTGTCACTTTGAGACTAAGTGCAGAACCAAAGAAAACAAGGCACACATTGGACAATTCCTTGCACTCCATGAttacatgcacactcaactcaAAGCACTATGTTACTAACAAAGTCATGATATCAAGAGCTAATAGTCAAAACATTAGCTCACAATAGTCGaactgaaaatatgaaaaatatatttcagtacaaaaataGTTCACAAAAGAACTCAACAACGTTGGTAACAAAATCCAACTTTTCTGTCAATTTAGAATATAATAAGAGAACAAGTAAAATACGACATACTGTTTACAAAATCAGAACCCCTTATTAAAActtatgaacaaaatttaaaccaaatttactcTTAAAATATCAGCCactaagacttcaaattttcaatacaaAAGGTAATCTttactcccactgattaaaagagacaaaattatataaattattattactcCCACTAATTAAAagagtaaaagaaaaaaaactttataaatgtctacaaaacgaaacaaatacCTTTCAAATACTCCCATTAGCGAAACATTAGTCATGGGATCTAGAACATAAAATTTGTGAGCTTAACATCTTTATTCTAGATATCTGTAGGGAAATGATTCTTGTGACTGAAAAACTATACAAAATTATTTGGTCAGTTTTGTTCATCTAACAATTGACAGAAACAGAAAACTTTAACTGAATGTTTTCTTATTGCATCAAAAGCATATAATTCCAGAATCATCTTTGGAcagaaactaattatattaggtTTGCATAGCTAAAACACAAAATACAAGGGCAAACGTATatagcttcaacacttttgagcagatgaaGTATATGCAATCTTGTCAATTTCATGTTTCACTATACATTGATTTATATTTGTACTGAAtaagaaaacacttttgagcagattaattatccatcaataacatataaatcacaagtccaatttcttgaacaaaaaacaagaattaataagcaaaacacttttgagcagaataTACTCATTAACCCTTCTTGAATTTCCTGCAAGATTCGTtgcatatataaaatataaacaagtgTGATTATGTACGTTTTATCTACCAAAACTATGACCATTAAAAGCATGCAAAATTGATGAGTGTGAAGCCCGTAATACATtatttctcccacttgggcaaacactcaaaattgcaagATTAAACACTAGAGAAAGTGGTTTTCCTACAACAAAATACAGGCTAGTTGAATCAATAAAGATcaaatacataattttttttaagtaggtTAGAATTAAAAAAGTTCCATAAAAAATTATGCAATgaatacaaattttattttattttagtgtatgaGAGAAGACTCACATATTTGTTAGAGATTAggtcataaattaaaatgaaacctaataataaaatccaaactcaaaatttatgttttaattctaaaacaaagTCGATTAAAATAAACACTTAGATATCTCAATAGTatcaattttaatccaatttagaaCTCAGAGAAAAGTAAGGCAAAAGATTGACGAATTTACCTACTCATTCTCGATTCTGCAAGATTCATCATGGAAGTAGTCGAGTTGTAGTGGATCGAACCAACTtcaaattgcatgattgttacacctttgggcagaagctaatcatgcaaagaaaatacctgcatagctagccaaaacataaaatacacaaaatacataTAGCTTCAACAGCTTTGGCTAGATGAAAATATGTTAGAAGTACTTTATGATTTTCTataatactaatttataattGGTGAGTGATTTCCTGAAATTCCCATTGGGACAAAAGTATTcaccatataaattagaattctaatttttcaaaataatcctttagaacaatattaaataactgttttgttggatattcaatgattctcaaaagattcaatCACACACAAAAGTATGTCGTTATTGACATTGAACAATAGAGTTCTCGAAAGAGGAAACATGGTATTCAGTTATTCgatagggaccaaaatgatcaattagtaaactgatgccactttccaattttctctcaaaagACAATCATCATAATCAGAATTGTTGACCAAATAAAACATTGGTTTAAGCAAAACAAACCAATacatctttaaatcaaaatttaatcagtGTTGTCTATAAAATTCATTAGTATTGAGAATTTGCATATAATAAGGACATATTGGAACCATAACCTTGTATAATAATCGGTACCAATAGATGTGCACAACTCAGTGAAAGAATATCACATAACAAAACTAGTTTTGAAGTACCAAAATTCAGCAGTACtactttagtttgcaaattcaccaaaaaatcaattctcattagattgtcatgaaaattttcaagtaTGCACTAGACATATATATGACTACTATTTCgcaaaatttcatgattttaaaaatcttaTAGTGAGCCAAAAATGAATTCGAAAAGAGAGTTGTTGTAGAAACAGCAGAAAATGTTCAGTACATACCTGAGATTACAAattcaccaaatattcattgTTCATCTGATATGCATCAGAATTTTCAGacataaaataaacataaaaatatgttatttcccaaaatttcatattttttttaaagattttaCAAGTGTACTAAAAACAAATTCGAAATAAGTTGTACTGCTGAAACAACAGAAATTCTGCAAAACATACCCGAGactaaataattcaccaaaactTCAATTTTCCTCCAATGTGTATGAAAATTTGCAGAAAAAAAAGTAGACATATAAATTTATTGTTACCCAAAATTCCATGATTTTTTCGAATTTAAAAGTCGgctaaaaataaaatcgaaatgGAATTCGCTGCAGAAACCGCATAAATTCTGCAAGACAGTCCCGAGAGTAAAAAATTCACCAGTAATTCTTTTTTCAAACCAATGCTCGTCAAAATTTCCAGATTTGAAATAAATATCTCAATgtatatcatactaaaatttcatgaatttatcaattacataaatatatcaaaataatattACTAATACACTATTCTGTAGAAGTCTGCAGAATTCCAGCAACATGGTATCACACTTAAAATTTTACCATAAATCCATTTCTTGTCCAAAATACATGAAATTTTTTGCATGTATAGAATTCATTATATAACATAACATGacaaaatttcatcaaaattggagatAGGAAAATTATCAAATTATTGTTCTGGAGTGATGAATGAAATTTACAAAATCTTCTAATCAGATCTCAATAAAATGAGATACATATGCATTGATGAATATTTGCTTGAACAATGACAATTCACTATATACTTGCtacaaaataggtaacaaaaaTTCATTCTTTTGGTGATTACGACAAACAAGGCATCCTTTCTCACCATAAAAGAAAAGGATTTAGTCACTTCGCTTAAACTCTACATCAGCAAAATATCCAAATTTGGTAACCATATCAAATTTCAATGCAAAAGACACACTAGTCCTTTTAATTCATTATTCCAAAATTATGGACCGAACTACAATATTTAATCATGCAATCAATAACCCGATGTAGTGAAAATATAAGTTACTATAGGCAGAAAATCTCAACACTACCACTTCAATTCTTCTCTTTAATACAAGGGTAATAGattcatgaaaaataatagAATAAGAGTGAGCGGAAGCATGAAAATCCCATAAACACATAATGGTAGGATTATTTTATAACGATAAGAAAATTTGAGAGGATCCATGTATACACAAAAAGGAGAGAAAACAAGAAGACAAACCTCACAAACTCATAACAAAATTCCATATTAATCTATAGAAGGATTTATAAATAAGAGTCCCAAATAAGAATTCATCAATACTAATTGGCAGTAGCAATATGCATCGCTACCCAGACCAGTACTAATATTGTAGTTAATACAGTCACACCAATAGATGCAAATTATATTACGTCTCTTTATTCATAATAAGGTTGAAAGGAATCATGAAATTAACCAAGAAGGAACCCAATGGAGAATTGTATATGTATCCTTCGTCGCATATATGTTTTCACAATACTAAGAATCATTAGGTAAAACCCCAGCACGATAAAGCAGCGGACGTGTTTGATCATCTAtgaaattataataaaaaaccTTACCTTTAATCCAAACCCTAAGCTTGTtgtgtggctctgataccacatgtaagacatattctgaaatcacaacaacaagacattaggatcacgagtaaatcaaatcaatatgaaatagaGATCGACTAATTATATTGAACTTATCTGTAGAATTCGGAAGACATGGTTATGAAGGTGAAACCATTGATCCTTGCGAACAAAGTAGAAGtagtcttctacttccagtacCTCTGAATGAACTCTACTATCGAAATAGGCTTAtagttttcgtgagtttctatcaGTGTGGAAGCAGGGACGGCTCCTAGATTATATAGCTAGGGTTTCAATCAATTCCTCCCAATTATCGGAAAGGATATCAACCCaaatcatatctcatcaattataGTCCCATCATGACTCTTATTCCTTGTATTTACTTAATAAAGGCCCTTAATTGATTGCATGTAATTAGGACTCTAATATGTTTATTTCCTTAAGGCACCAAGAGTCTTAGAGATTTTATTAACTTGATTGCCAAGTCAATATTCCCTCAATTATTCTCGGCATaattcattgtcattcacaaaatGGTTTTACATTCTCAAATCAGGGCCGTGCTGACCGCATAGTTTGATACTGCtaggtacaaatacaaatattccCCATACATAGGTTTGGACAATCGTGGAGGGTTAGATATTATTCCTTTAGTTTTATGAAAGCTTCTTCACATTCATCCATCTAGAGTAGGCCTTTACTTTTCTTTATAGCAGTAAAGAAGGGTTTGCATTTGTCGGTAGACCGCAAGAGGAAGAGGCTAAATACTGCTGCTATTTTGGTCAGACTTTGTATTTCCTTTATTGTCCATGGGGACTTCATATCCATGATCACCTTGATCTGATCATAATTGACCTTTATTCCGGTTTGGTCACTAGGTAACCCAAGAATTTTCTAGACGCCACTCCGAAGGTGCACTTTTCTAGATTGAGCTTCATGTTGTATTTTTGGAATAGGTCGAAGGATTCTTGAATGTGGTCGAGAtggttcttcttctccttgctttTGACGaccatgtcatccacatagacTTTCATTATTCTTCCGATCTTTTGCTTGAAGATCCGATTGACCAACCTTTGATATGTTGCCCTTGCGTTTTTAGGACCAAAGGGCATAACGTTGTAACAGTACGTACCTCGGTCTATGACGAAGCAAGTTACCTCCATGTTTGGCTTGTACATCTTTATCTGGTTGTAACAGGAATAGGGGTGCATAAAGCTTAGTAATTCGTGCCCCTATATGGAGTCTACCAGCAAGTCAATCCGAGGAAGAGGGTACGGACCCTTGGGGCATGCCTTGCTCAAATCAGTTAAGTCCACGCAAACTTTCCACTTTCAGTTCTTTTTTCGTATGAGCACCACATCCTTTAACCACTCGGGATGGTAAACTTTGACGATGAAGTTGGCATCGTTAGTTAAGTTTATTGATCTCAGATTCAATGATCTTGCTCCGTTCTATGCCATGATTATATTTCCATTGGATAACCGGTTTGGCAATTGGGTAACAAAGTAGTTGATGGTAAGATGAAGGGATTACTTTCGTCTTATGAAGCCAGTTTCTTCCCAGTATGGCGTTGTGTGGGGCTAGGTAATCCTGGGTAATCACTCCTAAGAGGATGCAATATTTATTTCCTAGATATCCTCATGGATTCTCCTAGTTTAATACGGTTTTTACTATTCTAAAAGATTATCTCCACGACTGGTATAAATACACCCCTCTAGGGTTTATCTCTGGTAACGCAATTTCTGCACACTTATTATCTTGCCTACTACTTGAGTCTTAATATTGCTTACTAACTTAACCGTCAAAGAGCCTTTGACCGACACACCTTCATCCCCAGACCCTAGACTCATTAATGGTTGTGTGCGCTTTTCTAGGTAAGCAGATTTGAGTATCTCCAACACTCATGGTGGTGcgcgaatttggttccaacaaccAATATTATTTCCAactttaacaattattattaggAGTAGAGTTTTATCATAAAATGTATTGATGATTAGGAGCATAATCTTCCATATATAAATTGTATATTATCTTGTCATAATTCCAATGTGGATGTCTATTCTCCAACAGCTTTAGGGCCTTTTCCAAGATTCAATGCTCTCAATATGTGTGTTTTTTGCAAAAAAGTATATATAATAGCAACACAATGGacaatggaaaataacatatggATATACTTTTGATATAGAGCAAAACTACACACAATCAACCCGAGTAAAAAAAAGGGGCACAAAAACAAAGATCATCATGCTACGATCATAACAATCTTCTAAGAGCAACACTTTGACAAATGGAAGCAAAGCAAAACCCTGTTCAACCAATTCTaaagcagcagcaacaacatTTCGGCATCAGCTAATGCTCTTTTCTGCTGAAGCCAATTTAGTTTTTGAGAGTTCAATCCCTTTGCTTTTTTAATCTCAAAATATcataatgtttttgttttttttgaataaaGCTTTAAGGTTATACAGAAGAGTACATAGTACATTCACAGattcacttggttttggaatgGAATGTTTTTAAAAATCCAAGTTATAGATAATGGCTATAAAATGTTGGTGGCCCCAAAAGGATACAGTGAGGGAAAGAATGAAAAAGATTTGGAAGAGATAGAGAgcaaaaggggggggggggtcaCTTTAGCAGGCTCGCCCTTTCACTATGTCCAAGCTCATCTCACTTGGATCTGTTGCTTGCAATTCAAATGAAATGCCGTCCAATTCTCTCTTGAATCTGTCCTTGGAACTAGCATACACCATCTTCATCCTCACCTTTGATGAATCCGGTGACCTAATCCATGCCACAAAAACACATGTACAAGTATAGTTGTTTAGTGTTCAACAAAGtgcaaaaagaaatgaaaaaaattatttgaacagATATTGCAAAATTTCCCTAGAAAAATATTCACGTTAGAGTCATCGGAAAGAATATACTTGGAGGTCGTTTAGTACCTAAGATTGGCaaccaatccaatccaatcttaGTCACTAAATGAGCCCTTATTATTAAGCTATATAACGCACATTGGTAATTTGAAATCAAGAGTGGTTGAATGAGTCATCCTTCAAAATACAACCtattagtagttgcatacaaCTTTGTTTCTATAAGAGAGATTGATAACCATAATTGTATACAACTGGTTGTATGCATGGAAAAATTACTTTACAAACATGTGAGACTCGGCATGTTTATTCCCATTTGTTTTTCATGGGTGGCCTCATGCAAGTTATGCAACTAAGAAAGATAGTAAAGCATAGGCATAGCATATATGAATGACCATGGCATGTTTATTTTCAAGTTGATTTCTAAAAGAATACGAGGATGTGTAATGTTTGTGTGCAATTACTTACCATGCAATGAAGAAAATTTTGCTTTTCTGGCAGTTCTCTTCGGTTGTGAAATCGAAATCATAGACAGCATATCGACACTCATCAGCAGGAAAACTGGAGGTGAAATCATCATAGCTCTCACTAGGTTCCCCGAGCTTATCAACCACAATTTGTTGTTGCTCAATCTTGAACAGAATGAAGCGATAGCTCCTCTTTGCTTTTAGCTCCTTGAACCTCAGTTTGCAGTCATCGTGCACAGCCATTCCAGAAGCTGCATTGGCCTGCAGGATCCCATGCCATCATATATAAAAGCTATGTCATTAGTTCCAACCTCTAGTTAATTGGTGCATTATTATGCACTATAGATCATAAAATTATTACTCTATATAGATCGGTTTAAGAAATTTGTTTTCCCTATTTTGTTTGTATAAGTGAGTTCTAAGAGCAAAGCATCACACAAAAAACATTTTGTCGGATGTTAACATGGTGAATGTTCTCTTATTTGTTTGCACGTGTGATTCAGGTTGCGAATGTGACATGTAATATTATCATAAACCAATCTGGATCAAAATGAAGAAACTAACAAATTGGAGGGTAGCATGAAAAATTAAGCATCATCGTTACACAGCTCAATACAAACATAGTGCCTTTGGTTGaactaataagaaataaatcaTCATATTTGACCCTACGATATTTATAAATTATCATAAATtgtagaaacaaaaacaatagaGAAGAGGATGCATACCATTTTATCTCCAATGAGAAAGGGCTTCTGAAATgtgaaaaaagagagagaagggaattGGGGGCCTAAGAGAAAGGAAGTGGGGGCAAGAAGCAGAATGAGAGCCTATGGGggcaaaaaaagagaaaattgatCCTTGTTTTTGGGAGGTATGAGAGGTGGAGAAGTTGGAAATTAGGAGGCTAAGATAATGGAGGAGGAGAGAGtttggaggagaaaatttgcttCTTCTGCCGATTGTGTCCACAAGTCACTTTAGTCCTTCCATTCCACGTATTGTAACCTCAATTTGTTATGGCTTTTTGGGATAAATTCTATTGAATTTTCCTGTTTTAGGTCTAAAATGTTGTTTGATAATCAGGAAAGTTCTAAAGTGTTGAAATAACCTAAGTGTTGGATTTAATCCGACGATCTGATCATACGATCCATTTTATTTCCAAATACCCCTTCTTATGACCATGGTTATtggtttataattttaaaaaagacGTGGTAGAAATACTTAGGTTTAGATAGATGCTGTAGTAGGAGGGTATGTAAGTTATGGTAGTTGAATTTTATTTGGTTTCATGGTAAGTGataattaaaaattcataacATTTCTCTTTTCAATGTTGGAACCTGTTCGAAGTTTAAATCCTACCTCCCTGTTGATGAAATTATGTGGATAGCATCCATACAATTTGAAACTGTAAACTAACAGGGTACaaactttgtaattaatttATGCGCTTAATTTACATTGAATTTTCATTgctaaaacaaaaagtaattttGTAAGAAATTACAGGCGTTGCTGCTTAGAGAAATTTTCCCAGTACTTATCTTCCCACTGTTGCACTTGtgtaattgaattaatattccTCCTGTATAACTTTGCAAGAGCTCGGGGTTCATAGGGAGGAGGCATGGTGCAGGGGTCTGATGCTGATGGACTCTTAACCAATGATTCTGTCATAGACTTCTTTGGTGACTCATCTGCAGGACAAGCTATACTCTCCGAGCACAAATGTGTAGTGCCCTTGGGTATTCGTGGCTCAAATCTTAAGAGTTTAGCATATTCATTTAACAGATGAAACATGTAGTCATACACATAGTCCATCTTTAGCTCCTCCTGAATGAAGTTGCTTGCTGCTTTTCCAATTGCTTGTGCCTGTTCCAAAATCCATAAGTAACAGAAACCGTAGAGTATAAACTTCCAGAGTAATGCTAGAGTGATCACATTGTTGACCGCACCTCTATAAATGTTGCACAAATAGCTCTGCTCGGAGTTTAAAGAGGACAACACCATAAATTACGAACAAAATGGAAAGTAAATTAGAAAGTGGAGTCACCTTTTGTTTGTGGTTGTTGCCCCAATCCACAGCAAACTTAATGGATCTACATTTGTTTTCATGCCTTACAGGCCAGTAATGGTGCACTGGTTGCAGACCTCTTGTGAAGAAATCATAGTACTTCGGTTTTACCAGCAATGTTACTGAATCACAGGCTAGAATGTACTTCTCGCTCACAGACCATGCATAACCCTCAATATAGATCTTGTACCTGCATAAATCATGATAAAATGGAATGACGATTAAAGTGAAATTTAATTACCAAACAGGAGAATTTTATTTATATGTCTACAAGAAGTACCTGTGTGTGCATTGATCTGCTACATTTGATTGCTTGAAGCCTTGTTGAGATTCAAGAATCCAATCCTGAAATTATACCTAATTAGTTAGTAGATTTATTGGCTAATTGGGTTTTCAATCAAAAGTTAATGATGTTGATAACATATGCCATTTGTTTAAACAAAATTAGTTTTTAATGGTACCTGGATGAATAGGCGAGCATTCCAATCCTGTGTCCCTGAGACATTGCATTTGAGTAAGTCTTTCCTCGTATCAGAAACAAAGGGGTTTCCTTTCCAGTATGCATAAGGTTCTCTGTCCATCCATTTGATCCTTTGATTGCCTTTCTTGACATCTTTCAAAAAACCTTCCCATGGTTTTATGTTTATCTCATTCCTTAAAAAATTCATGCAGGCTATGAGTTACGAGAAAAAGtactttaaaacaaaattgtaaCATTCTCTTACCAGATATATAATATGTACGTTGTTAGACTGTGAATTTGTATGAATTTGGACCGACTGTTTGACATGACATTGTTCCAATAGAAGTTTCCCAACATTCAAATATAGCTAGAATAGTTACGTTGATGAATTATTAATTTAGTTTGTTTTTAGTCTTAATTTAAGTGGTCCTTAGAGGTTTGGTGCCCTATCATTTTCATGCaagaaagtaaacaaaaaagtTAGGCCAAATTCCAAAATTTCAAACATACCAACCCCAGAAGGACCAATCAGGGAATACGATGTCCTTTGTCCATCTATCACCACAATACCGGAACAGTGGCGGTACCCGAGTCGAGTTCAGTCCGTGGTAGTCCCTCGATCGGATGACCGGCTGGTCATCACAGTCAAACATGAATTCCAAGTCAGGTAGTCTGCCAGGATACCTCCTAAGAAGCTGCAAAATGCCCCATATGGTAAAAACATCCCTTGTTTGTATGGACTGCTTGTACTTCTCAACATAAACCTTGCCCTTCACAATCACGAGCCTAAAATGTGCTGTCTTCTTTGCGTTCTCCACCATGTCCCTTGTGATTCCTGTGCGTTTCCATGGCATGAGATCCTGGTGGATGAACCGGAAATAATCCGGGCACAAAGGGTTTGGCGACGGGTCAAGTTCATCAGTATTGCTAAAGGTTGTAGGGTAGTTTGCTGGGCAGGTCTGAGTTTGGTTAGCATTGTTGCCAATGGAACAGTTGAGTGGGAATTCAACTGATTTAGGGGTTTTTTTAAACTTGTCGGAGACAACTATGGTTTGGTTTGTAGAACTACCAATCTGAAAATTGGACTGTATCatacaaaaacatgaaaattataTGTCAAAACATGCATAGGCGGTTTAGGTAAAATTACTAGAACTATCA of Malus sylvestris chromosome 6, drMalSylv7.2, whole genome shotgun sequence contains these proteins:
- the LOC126627059 gene encoding uncharacterized protein LOC126627059; translation: MLRGYRFARPFKFQGTSLKGSAPAAVATNTILFVGLFIIASATLSSFWVQTSNFQIGSSTNQTIVVSDKFKKTPKSVEFPLNCSIGNNANQTQTCPANYPTTFSNTDELDPSPNPLCPDYFRFIHQDLMPWKRTGITRDMVENAKKTAHFRLVIVKGKVYVEKYKQSIQTRDVFTIWGILQLLRRYPGRLPDLEFMFDCDDQPVIRSRDYHGLNSTRVPPLFRYCGDRWTKDIVFPDWSFWGWNEINIKPWEGFLKDVKKGNQRIKWMDREPYAYWKGNPFVSDTRKDLLKCNVSGTQDWNARLFIQDWILESQQGFKQSNVADQCTHRYKIYIEGYAWSVSEKYILACDSVTLLVKPKYYDFFTRGLQPVHHYWPVRHENKCRSIKFAVDWGNNHKQKAQAIGKAASNFIQEELKMDYVYDYMFHLLNEYAKLLRFEPRIPKGTTHLCSESIACPADESPKKSMTESLVKSPSASDPCTMPPPYEPRALAKLYRRNINSITQVQQWEDKYWENFSKQQRL
- the LOC126627060 gene encoding actin-depolymerizing factor 7-like — encoded protein: MANAASGMAVHDDCKLRFKELKAKRSYRFILFKIEQQQIVVDKLGEPSESYDDFTSSFPADECRYAVYDFDFTTEENCQKSKIFFIAWSPDSSKVRMKMVYASSKDRFKRELDGISFELQATDPSEMSLDIVKGRAC